The Hemibagrus wyckioides isolate EC202008001 linkage group LG25, SWU_Hwy_1.0, whole genome shotgun sequence genome has a segment encoding these proteins:
- the mettl13 gene encoding eEF1A lysine and N-terminal methyltransferase isoform X2 yields MEGWMEGWMDRWIHGFVPQKSVNYYVLVVGCGNSELSEQLYDVGYHHLTNIDISETVVAHMNQRNVQRRPDLTFHQVDATQTGYESNSFQACLDKGTLDAMASEEEGVVASKMLAEVGRVLAVGGRYVCVTLAQEHVIKLATEHFAEAGFAIRIHSLSQQNPDSDSSSFALPVFVLVCTKFRQPPPFKVLEMCQGEDGAPCRIGSVPELLAAVKERQAYALMLQKLRGATDTASTPSLTLCHTATGRPRYTLTVQDSPPSAKVPRTNHFAIFIVPQGRESDWLYGSAEGRTQLAASANFRRLIIAAMHRDQEYKDMQAVQSELSPMVMELAPPGMPANHQVPFLSVGGDLGWREVVGRGVSGLTGEYSVEDVRGEDGHVYRRLIFMNNTQLVQSESRLRANSTTGPAQKKKNKRKTKPPPAAAAAEPPGSANKNHTVDRGFLCCTHHEVMIAGFAVLGKEAIGNKDGQVSVLVVGLGGGGLPQFIRDFVPGVRVDVVELDPAVLEVAKTWFGFQNDDRLKVILGDGLEHISMLESKGGHSYDVIIFDVDSKDRSLGMSCPPPAFVETPLLEKVCKLLTPRGVFMLNLVCRDSALRQSVLERLQAIFPSVLSRPIEGEVNEVLLCSHGGVVQDKPKTIPQELQQAAKNLQVALKSHKQNAAFNPQIDITAMLKDLRVA; encoded by the exons atggaaggatggatggagggatggatggatagatggatacatgGATTTGTCCCCCAGAAGTCAGTAAACTATTAT GTTTTAGTGGTGGGCTGTGGAAACTCGGAGCTAAGTGAACAGCTTTACGATGTCGGCTACCATCACTTAACCAACATCGACATTAGCGAGACAGTCGTCGCTCACATGAACCAGCGAAACGTACAGCGCCGTCCTGACCTCACCTTCCATCAGGTAGATGCCACTCAGACAGGTTATGAGAGCAACAGCTTCCAGGCTTGCCTGGATAAGGGAACTCTAGATGCCATGGCTTCGGAGGAGGAAGGTGTCGTGGCGAGCAAAATGCTGGCTGAGGTGGGGCGGGTTCTGGCTGTGGGTGGCCGCTACGTTTGTGTGACTCTCGCCCAGGAGCATGTGATAAAACTAGCAACGGAGCATTTTGCCGAAGCTGGCTTTGCCATACGTATCCACAGCCTGAGCCAGCAGAACCCAGACTCAGATTCCTCCTCGTTTGCTCTACCTGTTTTCGTTCTCGTCTGCACCAAGTTCCGCCAGCCACCTCCATTCAAAGTCCTGGAGATGTGCCAGGGGGAGGACGGCGCCCCGTGTCGAATAGGATCAGTTCCTGAGCTATTAGCTGCAGTAAAAGAACGGCAGGCATATGCACTCATGCTCCAGAAGCTGAGGGGTGCCACAGACACTGCTAgcacaccctccctcacactGTGCCACACAGCCACAGGCCGTCCCcgttacacactcactgtgcAGGACAGTCCACCTTCTGCCAAAGTCCCCCGTACCAACCACTTCGCTATCTTTATTG TTCCTCAGGGTCGAGAATCCGATTGGCTGTACGGTTCTGCCGAGGGTCGCACTCAGCTGGCCGCCAGCGCAAACTTCCGCCGTTTGATCATTGCTGCAATGCATCGAGACCAGGAATATAAAGACATGCAAGCTGTCCAGTCCGAGCTCTCTCCCATGGTGATGGAGCTAGCTCCTCCTGGAATGCCAGCCAACCATCAG GTGCCGTTCTTGTCTGTAGGAGGTGACCTGGGCTGGAGGGAGGTGGTGGGCCGAGGTGTCAGTGGCCTAACGGGCGAGTATTCGGTTGAAGATGTCCGCGGAGAGGACGGTCACGTCTATCGTAGATTAATCTTCATGAACAACACTCAGCTGGTGCAGTCTGAAAGCCGCCTGCGAGCCAACTCTACAA CTGGTCCTGCtcagaaaaagaagaacaaaaggaaaacaaaaccccctcctgctgctgctgcagctgaACCTCCAGGTTCAGCCAACAAAAATCACACAGTAGATCGAGGATTTCTCTGTTGTACTCATCACGAGGTGATGATCGCAGGCTTTGCCGTGCTGGGAAAGGAGGCCATCGGTAATAAAG ATGGTCAGGTGTCAGTGTTGGTGGTGGGGCTGGGCGGCGGAGGTCTGCCACAGTTCATACGGGACTTTGTGCCCGGTGTGCGGGTGGATGTCGTGGAACTCGACCCAGCCGTACTGGAGGTAGCAAAGACCTGGTTTGGGTTCCAGAATGATGACAGGCTGAAGGTCATACTGGGAGATGGTCTTGAACACATCAGCATGTTGGAGAGCAAGG GAGGACATTCCTATGATGTCATCATTTTCGATGTTGACAGCAAGGACCGCTCCCTGGGCATGAGCTGCCCTCCGCCGGCGTTTGTAGAAACCCCCCTATTGGAGAAAGTCTGCAAGTTGTTGACTCCTCGGG GAGTGTTTATGTTAAACTTGGTGTGTCGTGACTCAGCTCTGAGGCAGTCAGTGTTGGAGCGTTTACAGGCCATTTTCCCGAGTGTGCTCTCTCGCCCTATTGAGGGTGAAGTGAACGAGGTGCTGCTGTGTTCCCATGGTGGAGTGGTACAAGACAAACCAAAAaccatcccacaagagctgcagcagGCTGCTAAAAACCTACAGGTGGCGCTGAAGAGCCATAAGCAGAATGCTGCTTTTAACCCTCAAATAGACATTACTGCAATGCTGAAAGACCTGCGAGTAGCTTGA
- the mettl13 gene encoding eEF1A lysine and N-terminal methyltransferase isoform X1 produces MSLLPRTAEEFSSADYWERFFRKRGEKAFEWYGDYNSLCGVLHKYIKPREKVLVVGCGNSELSEQLYDVGYHHLTNIDISETVVAHMNQRNVQRRPDLTFHQVDATQTGYESNSFQACLDKGTLDAMASEEEGVVASKMLAEVGRVLAVGGRYVCVTLAQEHVIKLATEHFAEAGFAIRIHSLSQQNPDSDSSSFALPVFVLVCTKFRQPPPFKVLEMCQGEDGAPCRIGSVPELLAAVKERQAYALMLQKLRGATDTASTPSLTLCHTATGRPRYTLTVQDSPPSAKVPRTNHFAIFIVPQGRESDWLYGSAEGRTQLAASANFRRLIIAAMHRDQEYKDMQAVQSELSPMVMELAPPGMPANHQVPFLSVGGDLGWREVVGRGVSGLTGEYSVEDVRGEDGHVYRRLIFMNNTQLVQSESRLRANSTTGPAQKKKNKRKTKPPPAAAAAEPPGSANKNHTVDRGFLCCTHHEVMIAGFAVLGKEAIGNKDGQVSVLVVGLGGGGLPQFIRDFVPGVRVDVVELDPAVLEVAKTWFGFQNDDRLKVILGDGLEHISMLESKGGHSYDVIIFDVDSKDRSLGMSCPPPAFVETPLLEKVCKLLTPRGVFMLNLVCRDSALRQSVLERLQAIFPSVLSRPIEGEVNEVLLCSHGGVVQDKPKTIPQELQQAAKNLQVALKSHKQNAAFNPQIDITAMLKDLRVA; encoded by the exons ATGAGTCTGTTACCAAGGACAGCGGAGGAGTTCAGCTCTGCAGATTATTGGGAGCGATTTTTCCGCAAACGAGGAGAGAAAGCTTTTGAGTGGTATGGAGACTACAACTCGCTGTGTGGCGTGCTGCACAAATACATTAAACCCCGGGAGAAG GTTTTAGTGGTGGGCTGTGGAAACTCGGAGCTAAGTGAACAGCTTTACGATGTCGGCTACCATCACTTAACCAACATCGACATTAGCGAGACAGTCGTCGCTCACATGAACCAGCGAAACGTACAGCGCCGTCCTGACCTCACCTTCCATCAGGTAGATGCCACTCAGACAGGTTATGAGAGCAACAGCTTCCAGGCTTGCCTGGATAAGGGAACTCTAGATGCCATGGCTTCGGAGGAGGAAGGTGTCGTGGCGAGCAAAATGCTGGCTGAGGTGGGGCGGGTTCTGGCTGTGGGTGGCCGCTACGTTTGTGTGACTCTCGCCCAGGAGCATGTGATAAAACTAGCAACGGAGCATTTTGCCGAAGCTGGCTTTGCCATACGTATCCACAGCCTGAGCCAGCAGAACCCAGACTCAGATTCCTCCTCGTTTGCTCTACCTGTTTTCGTTCTCGTCTGCACCAAGTTCCGCCAGCCACCTCCATTCAAAGTCCTGGAGATGTGCCAGGGGGAGGACGGCGCCCCGTGTCGAATAGGATCAGTTCCTGAGCTATTAGCTGCAGTAAAAGAACGGCAGGCATATGCACTCATGCTCCAGAAGCTGAGGGGTGCCACAGACACTGCTAgcacaccctccctcacactGTGCCACACAGCCACAGGCCGTCCCcgttacacactcactgtgcAGGACAGTCCACCTTCTGCCAAAGTCCCCCGTACCAACCACTTCGCTATCTTTATTG TTCCTCAGGGTCGAGAATCCGATTGGCTGTACGGTTCTGCCGAGGGTCGCACTCAGCTGGCCGCCAGCGCAAACTTCCGCCGTTTGATCATTGCTGCAATGCATCGAGACCAGGAATATAAAGACATGCAAGCTGTCCAGTCCGAGCTCTCTCCCATGGTGATGGAGCTAGCTCCTCCTGGAATGCCAGCCAACCATCAG GTGCCGTTCTTGTCTGTAGGAGGTGACCTGGGCTGGAGGGAGGTGGTGGGCCGAGGTGTCAGTGGCCTAACGGGCGAGTATTCGGTTGAAGATGTCCGCGGAGAGGACGGTCACGTCTATCGTAGATTAATCTTCATGAACAACACTCAGCTGGTGCAGTCTGAAAGCCGCCTGCGAGCCAACTCTACAA CTGGTCCTGCtcagaaaaagaagaacaaaaggaaaacaaaaccccctcctgctgctgctgcagctgaACCTCCAGGTTCAGCCAACAAAAATCACACAGTAGATCGAGGATTTCTCTGTTGTACTCATCACGAGGTGATGATCGCAGGCTTTGCCGTGCTGGGAAAGGAGGCCATCGGTAATAAAG ATGGTCAGGTGTCAGTGTTGGTGGTGGGGCTGGGCGGCGGAGGTCTGCCACAGTTCATACGGGACTTTGTGCCCGGTGTGCGGGTGGATGTCGTGGAACTCGACCCAGCCGTACTGGAGGTAGCAAAGACCTGGTTTGGGTTCCAGAATGATGACAGGCTGAAGGTCATACTGGGAGATGGTCTTGAACACATCAGCATGTTGGAGAGCAAGG GAGGACATTCCTATGATGTCATCATTTTCGATGTTGACAGCAAGGACCGCTCCCTGGGCATGAGCTGCCCTCCGCCGGCGTTTGTAGAAACCCCCCTATTGGAGAAAGTCTGCAAGTTGTTGACTCCTCGGG GAGTGTTTATGTTAAACTTGGTGTGTCGTGACTCAGCTCTGAGGCAGTCAGTGTTGGAGCGTTTACAGGCCATTTTCCCGAGTGTGCTCTCTCGCCCTATTGAGGGTGAAGTGAACGAGGTGCTGCTGTGTTCCCATGGTGGAGTGGTACAAGACAAACCAAAAaccatcccacaagagctgcagcagGCTGCTAAAAACCTACAGGTGGCGCTGAAGAGCCATAAGCAGAATGCTGCTTTTAACCCTCAAATAGACATTACTGCAATGCTGAAAGACCTGCGAGTAGCTTGA
- the itpa gene encoding inosine triphosphate pyrophosphatase: MAVPAGRSVVFVTGNAKKLEEVVQILGDKFPYKLISKKIDLPEYQGEPDEISVQKCKEAARQVDGPVIVEDTCLCFKALGGLPGPYIKWFLDKLKPEGLYKLLAGFEDKSAWALCTFAFSPGKEEPVQLFRGITEGKIVEPRGPRDFGWDPCFQPDGYDKTYAELPKEVKNSISHRYRALAAMSEHFSKLNDGDPETKRTKQSD, encoded by the exons ATGGCAGTACCGGCGGGGAGATCCGTGGTGTTTGTAACGGGGAACGCGAAAAAATTAGAAGAG gttgtTCAGATCCTCGGTGACAAATTCCCCTACAAACTTATTTCTAAGAAGATTGATT TGCCTGAATACCAAGGAGAACCTGATGAGATCTCTGTACAGAAGTGCAAAGAGGCAGCAAGACAG GTAGACGGACCAGTGATTGTAGAGGACACGTGTCTGTGTTTCAAGGCATTAGGAGGTCTCCCAGGGCCGTACAT AAAATGGTTTCTGGATAAACTAAAGCCAGAGG GTCTGTACAAGCTTTTAGCAGGGTTTGAGGATAAATCCGCCTGGGCTCTTTGCACATTTGCGTTTTCTCCTGGCAAAGAAGAACCTGTTCAGCTCTTCCGAGGAATCACTGAA GGCAAGATTGTGGAGCCCAGAGGCCCCCGAGATTTTGGATGGGATCCTTGTTTCCAGCCTGATGGCTATGATAAAAC CTATGCAGAGCTTCCTAAAGAGGTGAAGAACAGCATCTCTCACCGGTACCGCGCCCTGGCAGCTATGTCGGAACACTTCTCCAAACTGAACGACGGAGACCCAGAGACCAAACGCACCAAACAATCCGACTAA